From Achromobacter spanius, a single genomic window includes:
- a CDS encoding DMT family transporter, whose translation MTRQRALTYIHIAAVLFGLTGVFGELIQASAAVITLGRAAFAVVALGIFARMRRKPLLGVLTPAQLFVLVIAGALLAAHWVTFFISVKVGGIAIATLGFASFPAFITLFEGLIFRERVRLAEWLLLGLVTAGLVLVTPSFDLANQGTIGLAWGLLSGLSFALLALSNRRSASGMDPMQVACWQNVVVALVMMPFAVGQLPALPAQDWVWLALLGVFCTGLSHYLFVSSLTRLNARSAGLVIALEPVYAIAFAWVLFSQEPTPRMLAGGALIVAAIVWSGVRKQAPAAEPTSKIQP comes from the coding sequence ATGACCCGACAACGCGCCCTCACTTATATCCATATTGCCGCCGTGCTATTCGGCCTGACCGGCGTGTTCGGCGAACTGATCCAGGCCAGCGCCGCGGTCATCACACTGGGGCGGGCGGCATTCGCGGTCGTGGCGCTGGGCATCTTCGCGCGCATGCGCCGCAAGCCGCTGCTGGGCGTGCTGACCCCGGCGCAGTTGTTCGTACTGGTGATCGCGGGCGCGCTGCTCGCGGCGCATTGGGTCACCTTCTTCATCTCCGTGAAGGTGGGCGGCATTGCCATCGCGACGCTCGGCTTTGCCAGTTTTCCCGCGTTCATCACCCTGTTCGAAGGCCTGATCTTCCGCGAGCGCGTCCGGCTGGCCGAATGGCTGTTGCTGGGCCTGGTGACCGCCGGCCTGGTGCTCGTCACGCCCTCGTTCGACCTGGCCAACCAGGGCACCATCGGGCTGGCGTGGGGCCTGCTGTCCGGCCTGAGCTTTGCCCTGCTCGCCTTGAGCAACCGCCGCTCGGCCTCCGGCATGGACCCGATGCAGGTGGCCTGCTGGCAAAACGTCGTGGTCGCGCTGGTGATGATGCCCTTCGCGGTCGGCCAGTTGCCTGCCCTGCCCGCGCAGGATTGGGTCTGGTTGGCGCTGCTGGGCGTCTTTTGCACCGGGCTGTCGCACTACCTGTTCGTGTCCAGCCTGACCCGGTTGAATGCCCGAAGCGCGGGGCTGGTGATTGCGCTGGAACCGGTCTACGCCATTGCCTTCGCCTGGGTGCTGTTCAGCCAGGAACCGACGCCGCGCATGCTGGCCGGCGGCGCCCTTATCGTGGCCGCCATCGTCTGGTCCGGGGTGCGCAAGCAGGCGCCCGCAGCCGAGCCCACATCAAAGATACAGCCTTGA
- a CDS encoding DMT family transporter → MNRIAKLTALPLASGRAAGIAMAVLGAILFSAKAIVVKFTYRYGIDAVTLIAFRMLFAMPFFAVVAWHQSRRAARGEIVVMTTKERLQVCVLGLLGYYLSSFLDFLGLRYITASLERLILFLSPSLVVLLSALWFKRPIERRQWLAMVLSYAGVVLVFAHDLSFGGGGEVLLGSLFVFGSAASYSVYLICSGELIKRIGPTRLVAYAMLVSCVACIIQFFIVHPPSMLIQPAAVYGYSIIHATLNTVVPVFMLMWAVSLIGAPTASLLGMVGPVSVLFLASWFLDEPITVWQMGGTVLVLAGVFALMGGGAMRTPPAQDDKQSTR, encoded by the coding sequence ATGAATCGTATTGCCAAGCTTACGGCGCTCCCGCTGGCCTCCGGCCGCGCCGCCGGGATCGCCATGGCGGTGCTTGGCGCGATCCTCTTTTCCGCCAAGGCCATCGTCGTCAAGTTCACCTACCGCTACGGGATCGACGCGGTCACGCTGATCGCGTTTCGAATGCTGTTCGCGATGCCGTTCTTCGCGGTCGTGGCGTGGCACCAGTCGCGCCGCGCGGCCCGGGGCGAAATCGTGGTGATGACCACCAAGGAACGCCTGCAGGTGTGCGTGCTTGGCCTCCTGGGCTATTACCTGTCCAGCTTCCTGGACTTCCTGGGGCTGCGCTACATCACCGCCAGCCTCGAACGCCTGATCCTGTTCCTGTCTCCCTCGCTCGTCGTGCTGCTGTCGGCCCTTTGGTTCAAGCGGCCGATCGAGCGCCGGCAATGGCTGGCCATGGTGCTGTCGTATGCCGGCGTGGTGCTGGTGTTTGCGCACGACCTGTCCTTCGGTGGGGGCGGCGAGGTCCTGTTAGGGTCTTTGTTCGTTTTCGGCTCGGCTGCAAGCTATTCTGTGTACCTGATTTGCTCCGGGGAACTGATCAAGCGGATCGGCCCGACGCGGCTGGTGGCGTATGCCATGCTCGTGTCGTGCGTGGCCTGCATCATCCAGTTCTTCATCGTGCACCCGCCGTCGATGCTGATCCAGCCCGCGGCGGTCTATGGCTACTCCATCATTCACGCCACGCTGAACACGGTAGTGCCGGTGTTCATGCTGATGTGGGCGGTGTCGCTGATCGGCGCACCCACCGCGTCGCTGCTGGGCATGGTGGGGCCGGTGTCAGTGCTGTTTCTGGCCTCGTGGTTCCTGGACGAGCCCATCACCGTGTGGCAGATGGGCGGAACCGTCCTGGTGCTGGCGGGGGTGTTTGCGTTGATGGGGGGCGGCGCCATGCGTACGCCTCCCGCGCAGGACGACAAGCAGTCCACGCGGTGA
- a CDS encoding quinone oxidoreductase family protein encodes MASNLVKAIRIEQHGGPEVLKLVEVEVPPPAANEVTIEQHAAGLNFIDIYFRTGLYPHPLPHGLGFEGAGVVTAVGADVKHLKKGDRVAYGQSPIGAYAKARNVPALQVVKVPKGIEFDEAAALMLKGLTVQYLFRQTYRLQGGETILFHAAAGGVGLIACQWAKALGVKLIGTVSSPEKAALARENGAWETIDYSRENVVERVLELTGGKKVPVVYDGVGKDTWETSLDCIEPRGLMVSFGNASGPVAGVNLAVLNQKGSLYVTRPSLGIHVNTLEKLQSASEELFDLVLKKKIKVRIDQRYTLEQAGEAQTALASRKTTGATVLTLD; translated from the coding sequence ATGGCCAGCAATCTCGTCAAGGCAATTCGTATCGAGCAGCACGGTGGTCCCGAAGTCCTGAAGCTGGTTGAGGTGGAAGTGCCCCCGCCGGCCGCCAACGAAGTCACGATCGAGCAGCACGCCGCCGGTCTGAACTTCATCGATATCTATTTCCGTACGGGCTTGTATCCGCATCCGCTGCCGCATGGCCTGGGTTTCGAGGGCGCCGGCGTGGTGACCGCGGTGGGCGCTGACGTCAAGCACCTGAAGAAGGGCGACCGCGTGGCCTACGGCCAAAGCCCCATCGGCGCCTACGCCAAGGCCCGCAACGTGCCGGCCCTGCAGGTCGTCAAGGTTCCCAAGGGCATCGAATTCGACGAGGCGGCTGCCCTGATGCTCAAGGGCCTGACGGTGCAGTACCTGTTCCGCCAGACCTACCGCCTGCAGGGCGGCGAGACCATCCTGTTCCATGCCGCGGCCGGCGGCGTCGGACTGATCGCATGCCAATGGGCCAAGGCGCTGGGCGTCAAGCTCATCGGCACGGTGTCCAGCCCCGAAAAGGCGGCGCTGGCGCGCGAGAACGGCGCGTGGGAAACCATTGATTATTCGCGTGAAAACGTGGTCGAGCGCGTGCTGGAACTGACGGGCGGCAAGAAGGTGCCCGTGGTGTATGACGGCGTGGGCAAGGACACGTGGGAAACCTCGCTGGACTGCATCGAGCCGCGCGGTTTGATGGTCAGCTTTGGCAATGCGTCCGGTCCGGTGGCGGGTGTGAACCTGGCCGTCCTGAACCAGAAGGGCAGCCTGTACGTGACGCGCCCCTCGCTGGGCATCCACGTGAACACGCTGGAAAAGCTGCAGTCGGCTTCCGAAGAGCTGTTCGATCTGGTGCTCAAGAAGAAGATCAAGGTCCGCATCGACCAGCGCTACACGCTGGAGCAGGCGGGCGAAGCGCAAACGGCGCTGGCTTCGCGCAAGACGACGGGCGCGACGGTGCTGACGCTGGACTGA
- a CDS encoding epoxyqueuosine reductase QueH → MSELVRPKLDLPAGRSKVLMHSCCAPCSGEVMEAMTASGIDYAIYFYNPNIHPVKEYEIRKQENIRFAEQHGIEFIDADYDMDNWFDRVKGMEDAPERGERCTACFDMRFERTALYAHEHGFDTITSSLGISRWKDMNQINGCGERAAARYDDLIYWTYNWRKGGGSARMIEISKRENFYQQEYCGCVYSLRDTNRHRRSQGRERIHIGVKFYGKEDLINEENL, encoded by the coding sequence ATGTCTGAACTCGTCCGCCCCAAACTCGACCTGCCCGCCGGCCGCAGCAAGGTGCTGATGCATTCGTGCTGCGCCCCCTGTTCCGGCGAAGTCATGGAGGCCATGACGGCCTCCGGGATCGATTACGCGATCTACTTCTACAACCCGAACATCCATCCGGTCAAAGAGTACGAAATCCGCAAGCAGGAGAACATCCGCTTTGCCGAGCAGCACGGCATCGAATTCATCGACGCCGACTACGACATGGACAACTGGTTTGACCGCGTCAAGGGCATGGAAGACGCGCCCGAGCGCGGCGAGCGCTGCACGGCCTGCTTCGACATGCGGTTTGAGCGCACCGCGCTCTACGCCCACGAGCATGGCTTTGACACCATCACCAGCTCGCTCGGGATCTCGCGCTGGAAGGACATGAATCAGATCAACGGCTGCGGCGAACGCGCCGCGGCGCGCTACGACGACCTGATCTACTGGACCTACAACTGGCGCAAGGGCGGCGGTTCGGCGCGCATGATCGAAATCAGCAAGCGCGAGAACTTCTACCAGCAGGAATACTGCGGCTGCGTCTATTCGCTGCGCGACACCAATCGCCATCGCCGCTCGCAGGGCCGCGAACGCATCCACATCGGCGTCAAGTTCTACGGCAAGGAAGACCTGATCAACGAGGAAAATCTCTGA